A single window of Rhizobium indicum DNA harbors:
- a CDS encoding thymidine kinase, whose translation MAKLYFNYSTMNAGKSTMLLQASYNYQERGMRTVQLIAAFDERTGRGVIGSRIGLEASAIPFESHEDLFRLIKGLNGEGAPISCIFVDEAHFMTPVHVWQLARVVDRLNIPVMVYGLRTDFQGKLFPASQELLAIADEMREVRTICHCGRKATMVVRLDAEGKVLHEGAQIDVGGNEKYVSLCRRHWDDAMNGAWIAEPV comes from the coding sequence CAGGCCTCCTATAATTACCAGGAGCGCGGCATGCGCACGGTGCAGCTGATCGCAGCCTTCGACGAGCGCACTGGTCGGGGCGTCATCGGCTCGCGGATCGGGCTGGAGGCGAGCGCCATTCCTTTCGAGTCGCACGAGGACCTGTTCCGGTTGATCAAGGGACTGAATGGCGAGGGCGCGCCGATTTCCTGCATCTTTGTCGACGAGGCGCATTTCATGACGCCTGTCCATGTCTGGCAGCTTGCCCGCGTCGTCGACAGGCTCAATATCCCTGTGATGGTCTACGGGCTGAGAACCGATTTCCAGGGCAAGCTGTTTCCGGCCTCGCAGGAACTGCTGGCGATCGCCGATGAGATGCGCGAGGTGCGCACGATCTGCCATTGCGGGCGCAAGGCGACGATGGTCGTGCGGCTCGACGCGGAAGGAAAAGTGTTGCACGAGGGCGCGCAGATCGATGTCGGCGGCAACGAGAAATATGTCTCGCTCTGCCGCAGGCATTGGGACGACGCCATGAACGGTGCCTGGATCGCCGAGCCGGTCTGA
- a CDS encoding DUF2333 family protein, which translates to MLDRIAGFFRLIGQTIGRWARLFSAWAFWPFLAAHGWYQRRSWMIRLPVIAFVALLVVLYGYFFLQTQVWTNFNPAFVDQYRLSERKVAAGQEVPAAESANATAPKTCQRSAIVDVAADLTDFNVNQNAWISSMLLYKMGFFGIDWDHTPFLDNKASFQRGINQAVRRTSAELVDTLGRVRGTSGINNDLQSARGNLQFDENSWYFGLNPFGPKTPTPSYYRSAIGSLRKFNTDLALCNVVFDGRADNLMQFIDRIANDLGGTSDMLAERSENHNRGWFDTRADDRFWFAYGQLYGYYAIMAAAQADFSQVLAERNLGAIWGGTMRQFQAALRIQPAIISNGREDGWIMPSHLATMGFYILRVRSNLVEVRSVLDR; encoded by the coding sequence ATGCTTGACCGGATAGCCGGTTTTTTCAGGCTGATCGGCCAGACGATCGGCCGCTGGGCCCGCCTTTTTTCCGCCTGGGCCTTCTGGCCCTTTCTTGCCGCGCACGGCTGGTATCAGCGCCGGAGCTGGATGATCCGGCTGCCGGTCATCGCTTTCGTGGCGCTGCTGGTCGTACTCTACGGTTATTTCTTCTTGCAGACGCAGGTCTGGACGAATTTCAACCCCGCCTTCGTCGATCAGTACCGGCTTTCCGAACGCAAGGTTGCCGCCGGGCAGGAAGTGCCGGCCGCCGAGAGCGCCAATGCGACGGCGCCGAAGACCTGCCAACGCTCGGCGATCGTCGACGTCGCGGCCGATCTGACCGATTTCAATGTCAACCAGAACGCATGGATCTCCTCCATGCTGCTTTACAAGATGGGCTTCTTCGGCATCGACTGGGATCACACCCCCTTCCTCGACAACAAGGCCTCTTTCCAGCGCGGCATCAACCAGGCGGTCCGGCGGACTTCGGCGGAGCTTGTCGATACGCTCGGGCGTGTGCGCGGCACCTCGGGCATCAACAACGACCTGCAGAGCGCGCGCGGCAATCTGCAGTTCGACGAAAACAGCTGGTATTTCGGCCTCAACCCCTTCGGGCCGAAGACGCCGACGCCCTCCTATTATCGCTCTGCGATCGGCAGCCTGCGCAAATTCAACACCGATCTCGCCCTCTGCAACGTCGTTTTCGACGGCCGCGCCGACAATCTGATGCAGTTCATCGACCGTATTGCCAACGATCTCGGCGGCACCTCCGACATGCTCGCCGAGCGCTCGGAAAACCACAATCGCGGCTGGTTCGATACACGCGCCGACGACCGGTTCTGGTTCGCTTACGGCCAGCTCTACGGCTATTACGCGATCATGGCCGCCGCCCAGGCGGATTTCTCGCAGGTGCTGGCGGAACGCAATCTCGGAGCGATCTGGGGCGGGACCATGCGGCAGTTTCAGGCGGCGCTGCGCATCCAGCCGGCGATCATTTCGAACGGGCGCGAAGACGGCTGGATCATGCCGAGCCATCTCGCCACCATGGGCTTCTATATTCTGAGGGTGCGCTCGAACCTCGTCGAGGTCCGCTCGGTGCTCGACCGCTAA
- a CDS encoding PAS domain-containing protein gives MPLHFEQPVIDKTEQSRTHIGITDAEVVQMLAAYRLFGFWRIDIETGHFFASEDVHAIFGLSYSDGPVNLTELMSRIHEEDRSLIAQTFEEASLHGVGFHFVYRVDNRLGGYKLVRSVGRFRNDGSGRGIVGITYEFVEKLRVVGFEDNTKPR, from the coding sequence GTGCCTCTTCACTTCGAACAGCCCGTTATTGACAAGACAGAACAATCCCGCACCCACATCGGCATCACCGATGCGGAAGTCGTCCAGATGCTTGCTGCCTATCGTCTTTTCGGCTTCTGGCGCATCGACATCGAGACCGGACATTTCTTTGCAAGCGAGGATGTCCACGCGATCTTCGGACTCTCCTACAGCGACGGCCCTGTCAACCTGACAGAGCTGATGTCGCGCATCCACGAGGAGGACCGCAGCCTGATCGCCCAAACCTTCGAAGAGGCGAGCCTTCACGGCGTCGGCTTCCATTTCGTTTATCGCGTCGACAACCGGCTTGGCGGCTACAAGCTGGTGCGTAGCGTCGGCCGCTTCCGAAACGATGGAAGCGGCCGCGGCATCGTCGGCATCACCTATGAATTCGTCGAGAAACTGCGCGTCGTCGGCTTCGAGGACAACACGAAACCCCGCTGA
- a CDS encoding helix-turn-helix transcriptional regulator: protein MSYMTTSERQSLLSAELSTARTRNLFAQALGRVSTAFGLSHATLMHAPSPEDLLLKPLLIESSLPAAYVRDFDRAHMMRGCPFGVRLRASAVPPAWHLNDASNGQAFPAELRALMLRHAIPAGVAMPTIAADGQRLVFWFCGERAALGQSEINELAMIILHALDAYNAVKRNEECAHNALSTRELEVVRWTAQGKTSIEIGQILTLSDHTVNAYMTNAIKKLDCVNRTQLVAKAIRLKLIN from the coding sequence ATGTCTTACATGACTACCTCTGAAAGACAGTCATTGCTTTCGGCAGAACTTTCGACCGCACGAACGCGCAACCTGTTTGCACAGGCGCTTGGCAGGGTCTCTACAGCCTTCGGATTGTCGCATGCGACGCTGATGCACGCCCCCTCCCCGGAAGATCTTCTCTTGAAACCCCTGCTGATCGAGAGCTCGCTTCCGGCCGCCTATGTCAGGGATTTCGACCGCGCCCACATGATGCGCGGCTGCCCTTTCGGCGTAAGGTTAAGAGCGTCTGCCGTGCCGCCGGCCTGGCACCTCAACGACGCCTCCAATGGTCAGGCTTTCCCCGCCGAACTTCGTGCCCTGATGCTGCGCCATGCCATACCAGCAGGCGTTGCCATGCCGACCATTGCAGCCGACGGCCAGCGTCTGGTCTTTTGGTTCTGCGGCGAGCGCGCCGCACTCGGCCAGAGCGAAATCAACGAGCTGGCAATGATCATTCTCCATGCACTCGATGCATACAATGCAGTCAAACGCAACGAGGAATGCGCGCATAACGCGCTATCAACTCGAGAACTAGAGGTTGTGCGCTGGACTGCCCAGGGCAAGACCTCGATCGAAATCGGTCAGATCCTCACGCTCTCGGATCATACGGTGAACGCCTATATGACGAACGCGATCAAAAAACTCGATTGCGTCAACCGGACCCAGTTGGTAGCTAAGGCAATTCGATTGAAGCTGATCAACTGA
- a CDS encoding TIGR00645 family protein: MKALEIFVERIILSSRWILVAFYIGLVLALAVYAVSFGYKLLKIAASVFVLDEAGMILAMLSLIDAALVASLIVMVMISGYENFVSRFDEVDETDSEVSFLGKLDSGSLKIKVASSIVAISSIHLLQVFLNADQYADGKIMWLTFMHLAFVASAVMLGFLEKLMSVTSKNDLKDKD, translated from the coding sequence ATGAAAGCATTGGAAATCTTCGTCGAGCGGATCATCCTGTCGAGCCGCTGGATCCTCGTGGCCTTCTATATCGGCCTGGTGCTGGCGCTCGCTGTTTATGCCGTTTCCTTCGGCTACAAGCTTCTGAAGATTGCCGCCAGCGTCTTCGTACTGGACGAAGCGGGGATGATCCTTGCCATGCTCAGCCTGATCGATGCGGCCCTCGTCGCAAGCCTGATCGTCATGGTGATGATCTCCGGCTACGAGAATTTCGTCAGCCGCTTCGACGAGGTCGACGAGACCGACAGCGAAGTCTCCTTCCTCGGCAAACTCGATTCAGGCAGCCTCAAGATCAAGGTCGCCTCCTCGATCGTCGCCATCTCCTCGATCCATCTGCTGCAGGTCTTCCTCAACGCCGACCAATATGCGGACGGCAAGATCATGTGGCTGACCTTCATGCACCTCGCCTTCGTCGCCTCCGCCGTCATGCTCGGCTTCCTGGAGAAGCTAATGAGCGTCACGTCGAAAAATGATCTGAAGGATAAGGACTGA
- a CDS encoding formate--tetrahydrofolate ligase, producing MPSIKSDIEIARAAAKKPIFEIGAKLGIPVEQLVPYGHDKAKVSAEFIAAQAGKKDGKLILVTAINPTPAGEGKTTTTVGLGDGLNRIGKKAIVCIREASLGPCFGVKGGAAGGGYAQVVPMEDINLHFTGDFHAITSAHNLLAAMVDNHIYWGNEENIDIRRITWRRVMDMNDRALRSMVSSLGGVANGFPRQGGFDITVASEVMAILCLATDLKDLERRLGDIIIGYRFDRTPVHARDLKADGAMAVLLKDAMQPNLVQTLENNPAFVHGGPFANIAHGCNSVTATKTALKLGDYVVTEAGFGADLGAEKFFDIKCRKAGLKPDAAVIVATVRALKMNGGVKKDDLGTEDVTALKKGCANLGRHVANVRRFGVPVVVAINHFVSDTDAEIAAVKEFVSRLGAEAILCRHWALGSAGIEELAHKVVELAESGQAKFQPLYGDDLSLFEKIEIVASKIYHAGEVTADKAVRDQLQTWEEQGYGKLPICMAKTQYSFSTDPNLRGAPEGHIVTVREVRLSAGAGFVVAITGEIMTMPGLPKSPSAERIFLNDQGYIEGLF from the coding sequence ATGCCATCAATCAAATCCGATATCGAAATCGCGCGCGCCGCGGCCAAAAAGCCGATCTTCGAAATCGGGGCGAAACTTGGTATTCCGGTCGAGCAACTCGTTCCCTATGGTCACGACAAGGCGAAGGTCAGCGCCGAGTTCATCGCCGCGCAAGCGGGCAAGAAGGACGGCAAGCTGATCCTCGTCACCGCGATCAATCCGACACCGGCGGGCGAGGGCAAGACGACCACCACCGTCGGGCTCGGCGACGGGCTGAACCGGATCGGCAAGAAAGCCATAGTCTGCATCCGCGAGGCCTCGCTCGGTCCGTGCTTCGGCGTCAAGGGCGGGGCGGCTGGCGGCGGTTATGCGCAGGTCGTGCCGATGGAAGACATCAACCTGCATTTCACCGGCGATTTCCATGCGATCACATCGGCGCACAATCTGCTGGCGGCGATGGTCGACAACCACATCTATTGGGGCAACGAAGAGAATATCGACATCCGCCGCATCACCTGGCGGCGGGTCATGGACATGAACGACCGGGCACTCAGAAGCATGGTCTCATCGCTCGGAGGCGTCGCCAACGGTTTCCCGCGCCAGGGCGGGTTCGACATCACCGTCGCCTCCGAGGTCATGGCGATCCTCTGCCTTGCCACCGATCTCAAGGATCTGGAGCGGCGGCTGGGCGACATCATCATCGGCTATCGTTTCGACAGGACACCGGTCCATGCGCGCGACCTGAAGGCCGACGGCGCCATGGCGGTGCTGTTGAAAGATGCGATGCAGCCGAACCTGGTGCAGACGCTGGAGAACAATCCGGCCTTCGTGCATGGCGGGCCCTTCGCCAATATCGCCCATGGCTGCAATTCGGTGACGGCGACGAAGACGGCGCTGAAGCTCGGCGACTATGTGGTGACGGAAGCAGGGTTCGGCGCCGATCTCGGAGCGGAAAAATTCTTCGACATCAAGTGCCGCAAGGCGGGGCTGAAGCCGGATGCGGCAGTCATCGTCGCGACCGTCCGGGCGCTGAAGATGAATGGCGGGGTGAAGAAGGACGATCTCGGCACGGAGGATGTCACGGCGCTGAAGAAGGGCTGCGCCAATCTTGGCCGGCACGTCGCCAATGTGCGCCGTTTCGGGGTGCCCGTCGTTGTGGCGATCAACCATTTCGTCTCGGATACCGACGCCGAGATCGCGGCGGTCAAGGAATTCGTCTCGAGGCTTGGCGCCGAGGCGATCCTCTGCCGCCACTGGGCGCTGGGTTCGGCCGGCATCGAGGAACTGGCGCACAAGGTGGTGGAACTGGCCGAATCCGGGCAAGCGAAATTCCAGCCGCTTTACGGCGACGATCTTTCGCTGTTCGAGAAGATCGAGATCGTCGCCTCGAAAATCTATCACGCCGGCGAGGTGACGGCCGACAAGGCGGTGCGCGACCAGTTGCAGACATGGGAGGAGCAGGGTTACGGCAAGCTGCCGATCTGCATGGCGAAGACGCAATATTCCTTCTCCACCGATCCGAACCTGCGCGGCGCGCCGGAAGGCCACATCGTCACCGTGCGAGAGGTGCGGCTTTCGGCGGGAGCGGGCTTCGTCGTCGCCATCACCGGCGAGATCATGACGATGCCGGGCTTGCCGAAATCACCCTCGGCGGAACGGATTTTCCTGAACGACCAGGGTTATATCGAGGGGTTGTTCTGA
- a CDS encoding extensin family protein, whose amino-acid sequence MQRKTPSCVVFSHGYEESDALRKLSTLAILFAATAILAGARLPPRGPMPEPRPDAGQATSPASPSSEKAEPPKPEEVPAPQPKPDLKDPQAPASSPPPTPQAAPSKPGSAEPMQGPPRPPGSPDSSQPPTEEGKPPGEQTLEEQNLTIEPESDAEHAKCTAALQSLGVVFKDTQRIDDGNGCGIDKPIIVSEALPGIRLKPEATMRCPAALALARWMKDSVIPAASAALPEQGRITTVNQATSYMCRLRNGAGTGKISEHARGNAIDIASFHFEKGEDVAVRSRREDPTLTGAFQRTVSAAGCLYFTTVLDPESDAAHETHFHLDVIERKGGYRYCH is encoded by the coding sequence TTGCAACGAAAAACGCCCTCATGCGTTGTCTTTAGCCACGGATACGAGGAATCGGACGCGTTGAGAAAACTTTCGACATTGGCGATCCTTTTCGCCGCAACCGCTATTCTTGCCGGCGCCCGCCTGCCCCCGCGAGGCCCAATGCCCGAACCTCGGCCAGATGCCGGACAGGCGACCAGCCCCGCCTCCCCTTCTTCGGAAAAGGCAGAACCGCCCAAGCCTGAAGAGGTCCCGGCCCCTCAGCCGAAACCCGATCTAAAGGATCCGCAGGCACCGGCATCGAGCCCGCCGCCAACGCCGCAGGCCGCACCCTCAAAGCCCGGGTCGGCAGAGCCGATGCAAGGTCCGCCGCGGCCGCCAGGTAGCCCCGATAGCTCGCAGCCGCCGACGGAAGAAGGTAAGCCGCCCGGCGAGCAGACACTTGAAGAGCAAAACCTGACGATCGAACCCGAAAGCGATGCCGAGCATGCCAAATGCACGGCCGCACTCCAGTCCCTGGGCGTCGTCTTCAAGGACACGCAGCGCATCGACGACGGCAACGGCTGCGGCATCGACAAGCCGATCATCGTCTCCGAAGCCCTGCCCGGCATCAGGCTGAAGCCGGAGGCGACGATGCGCTGCCCGGCGGCACTCGCCCTTGCCCGCTGGATGAAGGACAGCGTCATCCCGGCGGCTTCCGCCGCCCTGCCGGAGCAGGGCCGCATCACCACCGTCAACCAGGCAACGTCCTATATGTGCCGTCTGCGCAACGGCGCCGGAACCGGCAAGATCTCCGAGCATGCCCGCGGCAACGCCATCGATATTGCGAGCTTCCATTTCGAAAAGGGCGAGGATGTCGCCGTCCGCTCCCGCCGCGAGGATCCGACGCTGACCGGCGCCTTCCAGCGCACCGTCAGCGCCGCCGGCTGCCTCTACTTCACCACCGTCCTCGACCCCGAAAGCGACGCCGCCCATGAGACGCATTTCCATCTCGACGTGATCGAGAGGAAGGGCGGCTATCGCTACTGTCACTAG
- a CDS encoding TonB-dependent hemoglobin/transferrin/lactoferrin family receptor: MIVRHWRSVLLVCTAATVVLPVSQSFAQSAPATAPQATAEDSTVLQKIVVKGKRVAPGSVADTPLATEITAKQLEEKQVTNFDDIGRSVDAGVNYSRGDAGFNLRGLSGARILTTIDGIPIPYISNSSRQGAFAPANANGGGDTFDFDSLSSLDIVRGADSSKGGSGMLGGAIVLNTLEPEDLIPEGRDWGAIVKSTYDSEDRSISGSAAAAKKIGNTSILFQGGYRKGHERDNMGDNDSYGRFRTEANPADFDQNNLLFKLRQELEGGHRIGLTAERFRRDLKTDLRQLQGGTSPRNFMINNYDSRELRDRDRVSLDYDYEAQSSDAFFSSARATLYWLDLKKEAGSRGRTTANVAYGRNNEIENETWGFSGTATKDFEYSGLSHSVRVGLDVGVSSWSQYSWALCPTPTTCPALNNQAEVPNVDSQNLGLVVEDKIEIGNTGFALTPGFRFDWFNYNPSTGGSFASNTGLTRFGDLNDRTEAGLSPKILATYELTPDVQLYMQLAVGFRAPTVDELYSRFYNPTGRYAQLGNPDLESEIGRGVEIGANFDTGDFTGRVAAFHTRYQNFIETVTSVDATGFTEFNYTNVSAATISGIEASAAKTFNNGINLHASLAYAYGRNEETTQRLRSVAPFKAIVGGGWSNENFGFDLSSTLSAGMLTDHLDTPVSNTNDTTFDAPGYAIVDLTGWWTPEQVPGLRVQAGVYNIFDQEHYNALAVREVNLSSATASQPREWYSEPGRTFKVSITKTF, from the coding sequence ATGATCGTCCGGCATTGGCGCTCGGTTCTATTGGTCTGCACGGCAGCCACAGTTGTTCTTCCTGTTTCGCAGTCTTTCGCGCAAAGCGCTCCGGCAACGGCGCCGCAAGCCACGGCGGAGGACAGCACCGTCCTGCAGAAGATCGTCGTCAAGGGCAAACGCGTGGCGCCGGGCAGCGTCGCCGATACGCCGCTTGCCACCGAGATCACCGCCAAGCAGCTCGAAGAAAAGCAGGTCACCAATTTCGACGATATCGGCCGCAGCGTCGATGCAGGCGTGAATTATTCACGCGGCGACGCGGGCTTCAACCTGCGCGGCCTTTCCGGCGCTCGCATTCTGACCACCATCGACGGCATTCCGATCCCGTATATTTCGAATAGTTCGCGCCAGGGTGCCTTTGCGCCGGCCAACGCCAATGGCGGCGGCGACACCTTCGATTTCGATTCACTGTCCTCGCTCGATATCGTGCGCGGTGCGGATTCGAGCAAGGGCGGTTCCGGCATGCTCGGCGGCGCCATCGTTCTCAATACGCTGGAGCCGGAGGATCTTATTCCCGAAGGCCGGGATTGGGGTGCGATCGTCAAGTCGACCTATGACAGCGAAGACCGCAGCATTTCCGGCTCGGCCGCCGCTGCCAAGAAGATCGGCAACACGTCGATCCTCTTTCAGGGCGGCTACCGCAAGGGCCATGAACGCGACAATATGGGCGACAATGATAGCTACGGCCGTTTCCGCACCGAGGCGAATCCGGCTGATTTCGATCAGAACAACCTGCTCTTCAAACTGCGCCAGGAGCTGGAAGGCGGCCATCGCATCGGCTTGACAGCGGAGCGATTCCGCCGCGATCTTAAGACCGACCTGCGCCAACTCCAGGGAGGCACCAGTCCTCGCAACTTCATGATCAACAATTATGACAGTCGCGAACTGCGTGACCGCGATCGCGTATCGCTCGATTATGATTATGAAGCGCAGTCCTCCGACGCGTTCTTCAGCAGTGCACGTGCCACGCTCTATTGGCTGGATTTGAAGAAGGAAGCCGGCAGCAGGGGCCGTACGACCGCCAATGTCGCCTATGGACGTAACAACGAGATTGAAAACGAAACCTGGGGCTTCAGTGGTACGGCAACGAAGGATTTCGAATATTCCGGTCTTAGCCACTCCGTTCGGGTGGGCCTCGACGTCGGCGTTTCGAGCTGGAGCCAGTATAGCTGGGCACTTTGCCCGACGCCCACAACGTGCCCGGCGCTGAACAACCAGGCGGAAGTGCCCAATGTCGACAGCCAGAATCTTGGGCTTGTTGTCGAAGACAAGATCGAAATCGGCAATACCGGCTTCGCGCTGACACCCGGCTTCCGCTTCGACTGGTTCAACTACAATCCCTCGACCGGCGGGAGTTTCGCAAGCAATACCGGGCTTACCCGTTTCGGGGACCTGAACGACCGAACGGAAGCTGGCCTGTCACCAAAGATTCTTGCGACATACGAGCTGACGCCTGACGTGCAGCTCTACATGCAGCTGGCAGTGGGGTTCCGGGCACCCACCGTGGACGAACTCTACAGCCGCTTCTACAATCCGACGGGCCGCTACGCCCAGCTCGGCAATCCCGATCTGGAATCCGAAATCGGCCGCGGCGTCGAAATCGGCGCTAACTTTGACACGGGCGATTTTACCGGTCGGGTCGCGGCCTTCCACACCCGCTACCAGAACTTTATCGAGACGGTGACGAGCGTCGACGCGACCGGCTTTACGGAATTCAACTACACGAACGTGTCTGCGGCCACGATCTCCGGTATTGAAGCCAGCGCCGCCAAGACATTCAATAACGGCATAAATCTGCATGCGTCACTTGCCTATGCATATGGCAGAAATGAAGAAACCACTCAGCGCCTACGCTCGGTGGCACCGTTCAAGGCGATCGTCGGCGGCGGCTGGAGCAACGAGAATTTCGGCTTCGACCTTTCCTCGACGCTGTCGGCCGGCATGCTCACAGACCATCTCGATACGCCCGTCAGCAACACCAACGACACGACCTTCGATGCGCCCGGCTACGCAATCGTCGACCTGACTGGCTGGTGGACGCCGGAACAGGTGCCGGGCCTGCGCGTGCAGGCAGGCGTCTACAACATCTTTGATCAGGAACATTACAACGCGCTCGCCGTGCGCGAGGTCAATCTGAGCTCGGCGACGGCGTCCCAGCCGCGGGAGTGGTATTCGGAGCCGGGCCGTACATTCAAGGTCTCGATCACCAAGACTTTCTGA
- a CDS encoding anthranilate synthase, with amino-acid sequence MVTILRDDGAEIYETKGGITVTRQRRAIPYGDAVSSYIDKLDERRGAVFSSNYEYPGRYTRWDTAVVDPPLGISSFGRDVWIEAYNERGEVILGFVTERLKTVSDIVLGASSARRLDLTVKTPDRVFTEEERSKMPTVFTVLRAVTDLFYSQADASLGFYGAFGYDIAFQFDAIDLKLTRPSDQCDMVLYLPDEILVVDNYAAKAWVDRYDFEKDGVTTEGKAQDIAAEPFKHTDAIPPKSDHRPGEYAELVTKAKESFRKGDLFEVVPGQKFMERCDSKPSDISKRLKAINPSPYSFFINLGHQEYLVGASPEMFVRVSGRRIETCPISGTIKRGDDPIADSEQILKLLNSKKDESELTMCSDVDRNDKSRVCEPGSVKVIGRRQIEMYSRLIHTVDHIEGRLRDDMDAFDGFLSHAWAVTVTGAPKLWAMRFIESHEKSPRAWYGGAIGMVGFNGDMNTGLTLRTVRIKDGIAEVRAGATLLNDSIPDEEEAETELKASAMLSAIRDAKTGNSGRVQRDVASVGKGVSILLVDHEDSFVHTLANYFRQTGATVSTVRTPVPEEIFDRLNPDLVVLSPGPGTPKDFDCKATIKKARARNLPIFGVCLGLQALAEAYGGELRHLALPMHGKPSRIRVLEPGIVFSGLAKEVTVGRYHSIFADPSTLPREFIITAESDDGTIMGIEHAKEPIAAVQFHPESIMTLGGDAGMRMIENVVAHLARKVKTKAA; translated from the coding sequence ATGGTAACGATCCTGCGGGATGATGGTGCGGAAATCTACGAGACCAAGGGCGGCATTACGGTCACGCGGCAGCGGCGGGCGATCCCCTACGGCGATGCGGTCTCTTCCTATATCGACAAGCTCGACGAGCGCCGCGGCGCGGTGTTTTCGTCGAACTACGAATATCCGGGCCGCTATACACGCTGGGATACGGCCGTCGTCGATCCGCCGCTCGGCATCTCCTCATTCGGGCGCGACGTCTGGATCGAGGCCTATAATGAACGCGGCGAGGTTATCCTCGGCTTCGTGACCGAGCGGCTGAAGACCGTGTCCGACATCGTGCTCGGCGCTTCCTCGGCTCGCCGTCTCGACCTCACCGTCAAGACGCCGGACCGGGTGTTCACCGAGGAAGAACGCTCGAAGATGCCGACGGTCTTCACGGTGCTGCGCGCCGTCACCGACCTGTTTTATTCGCAGGCAGATGCAAGCCTCGGGTTCTATGGCGCCTTCGGATACGACATCGCCTTCCAGTTCGATGCGATCGATCTGAAGCTGACGCGACCCTCCGACCAGTGCGACATGGTGCTCTACCTGCCGGACGAGATCCTCGTCGTCGACAACTACGCCGCCAAGGCCTGGGTCGACCGTTACGACTTCGAAAAAGACGGCGTGACGACCGAGGGCAAGGCCCAAGATATCGCAGCGGAGCCCTTCAAACACACGGATGCCATTCCGCCGAAGAGCGATCACCGGCCGGGCGAATATGCCGAGCTCGTCACCAAGGCGAAGGAAAGTTTCCGCAAGGGCGACCTTTTCGAAGTCGTGCCCGGGCAGAAATTCATGGAGCGCTGCGACAGCAAGCCGTCCGACATTTCCAAGCGGCTGAAGGCGATCAATCCGTCGCCCTATTCCTTCTTCATCAATCTCGGCCATCAGGAATATCTGGTCGGCGCCTCGCCCGAAATGTTCGTGCGCGTTTCCGGCCGTCGCATTGAGACCTGCCCGATTTCGGGCACGATCAAGCGCGGCGACGACCCGATCGCCGACAGCGAGCAGATCCTGAAGCTCCTGAATTCCAAGAAGGACGAGTCCGAGCTCACCATGTGCTCGGATGTCGACCGCAACGACAAAAGCCGTGTCTGCGAGCCGGGTTCGGTCAAGGTGATCGGCCGCCGGCAGATCGAGATGTATTCGCGCCTCATCCACACGGTCGACCATATCGAGGGGCGGCTGCGCGACGATATGGACGCTTTCGACGGTTTCCTCAGCCACGCCTGGGCCGTCACCGTCACCGGCGCCCCGAAGCTCTGGGCGATGCGCTTCATCGAGAGCCATGAAAAAAGCCCACGCGCCTGGTATGGTGGGGCGATCGGCATGGTCGGCTTCAACGGCGACATGAACACCGGCCTGACGCTGCGCACCGTGCGCATCAAGGACGGTATCGCCGAGGTGCGCGCCGGCGCGACGCTGCTCAACGATTCCATTCCTGACGAAGAAGAAGCCGAAACAGAACTGAAGGCCTCTGCCATGCTTTCCGCCATCCGAGACGCCAAGACGGGCAATTCCGGCAGGGTCCAGCGCGATGTCGCAAGCGTCGGCAAGGGCGTCAGCATCCTGCTCGTCGATCACGAGGACAGCTTCGTCCACACGCTCGCCAATTACTTCCGCCAGACGGGGGCGACGGTTTCGACCGTGCGCACGCCGGTGCCGGAGGAAATCTTCGACCGGCTGAACCCGGACCTCGTCGTGCTGTCGCCCGGACCCGGAACACCGAAGGATTTCGACTGCAAGGCGACGATCAAGAAGGCACGGGCGCGCAACCTGCCGATCTTCGGCGTCTGCCTCGGTCTGCAGGCGCTCGCCGAAGCCTATGGCGGGGAACTGCGCCATTTGGCGCTGCCGATGCACGGCAAGCCCTCGCGCATCCGCGTGCTGGAACCGGGCATCGTCTTCTCCGGCCTTGCCAAGGAGGTGACGGTCGGCCGCTACCACTCGATCTTCGCCGATCCCTCGACGCTGCCGCGCGAGTTCATCATCACGGCGGAAAGCGACGACGGCACGATCATGGGCATCGAACACGCCAAGGAACCGATCGCCGCGGTGCAGTTCCATCCGGAGTCGATCATGACGCTCGGCGGCGATGCCGGGATGCGGATGATCGAAAATGTCGTGGCGCATCTGGCGCGCAAGGTGAAGACGAAGGCTGCCTGA